In the Leptotrichia sp. oral taxon 223 genome, TGATATTTGCAAGTAAAAATTAAGCAATATGAATAAAAAGAAAATGTAACCGACTAGGATAGCGACTAGGTTAATCATACATGGTCGGATATTTTTTTTGATGAGAGAATTTTTTTGTATAGTTTTAACTGAAATATCAAGTATAACTTTATTGTTAATTTATTGTATATTATCAATTCTGACACTTGTGATAATATTTTAAAGAAACTATTTAAAAGATAGAGATTGTAAAAATATTATAATATATTTGAAAATTTAAAATCTATTGTATTTTTTAAATTTGATTATTTTATAAATTATAAAAATTATAATAAAATCAATATTTATTATTTTTGATTTTAAAAAACTTAATTAAAATGGTCAAAACAAACTTAGAAAAAAATTTGTATTTTTTTGAAAATATGGTAAAATAAGTAGGTAAATTTAATATACATAATGTTATCTCAAAATAATATTATTTTTTATTATTGACTAGGAGCAAAAATGAGAAAATATAAGAAATTAAAAGAAAAAGTAAATAAACAGTTTGAAAATATAATTAGTAAATCAGATGAAGTTAGTAAAAATATGGAAGAATTTATTGAAATAAATAATAAAATGCTTGATAATTTTGAAAATTTGGATAAAGTTGTAGAAGATATTGATAGAGAATTTGCTGAAAAAACAGGAATTTTCAACAAAAAAGATCAAATGTTTTTATGGACTGCAGTTGCTTTACATATATCAAGAATTTATATAATAAGCGAAATAACTAAGATAGAAAAAGCGGGAGAAGGAAAACTTGAAAAATCTTTAAAAAATTTTCAAAAAGAAATATTTAAAAATTTTGAAAATAAAAACGATAAAATAAATCAAGAATATAGAGCTTCATTAAAACAAATTTTAACAGACAAAGTACCATATGATGCTACAAAAGGAGGGAGGAAATTTGAAATTTTTAAAGGAGCGAATCATAGATTTGCTACGCTTGGCCATGATCCAATTTTAGGATACATATTTGGAACTGCAAATATATTAACAAATACTATAACGACTATTCAAATTCCTTTAATATCAACATATCATATTAAATATAATGAGATATATGGAAATCCTCAAATTACTGAATTGGCTTCAACAATATTAATGTTTTCAAAAGTAGGAGAAAGAATAAAAGAAGATAAAATAGCAGTGGCTTTAGCAGTAATTAAACAGATAATACACATAGGAACAGATTTGTATACACCAAAAGGTATTCAAATTCCAGGTGCTAATTTAGTTTTATCTAAAAAAAATGCAGAAAATTTGACAAGATATATAAATACAGGAAATATAATAAAAGTTACTTCTTCAGTAATTATAGCAATAGTTATAAATTTTATAATTAGTATACTTCATAATTTGTTATATGATGAAAATGATGATACTTCAAGAGATTTATATAATGTAAGAACACAGAAAATAGTAAAAGTTTCTAACATAATCGCTAAAGCTCTAAATATAGTATATGTTGGTGCTAATATAGGAATAGGAATGTATAAAGGAAATCCTGCATCAATAAAAGAGGGAGTAAAAAGAATCGATTTAGGAGGTTACATAGTTGCAGTTCATCAAATTGTGAAAAGTTCTTTGGTACAAGAAAAAATAAGAAGAGAGTATTTGGAAAATAAATTATATGATAAATTTTTAGGAGAAAATTATAGTTTTTTAGAGGAGGAATAAGGTAATGTTTGGAAATAAAAAAAGTTTTAATGAAGGAATGAAAAGTGGAATAAGACTTTCAGAAGAAATTGTTAAAAGAGATACAAGAGCAATAAACAAACTGTATGAAATACTTAAAAATATAACGGGAGATACAAGAGAATTAAAGGAAACCTTTGAAGAGGTTATAAAAAGTCTAGAAAACTCAGAAATAGAAAAATTATTTGGCATAGTGAAAACATCAAGTCCAAATGATTTAGAAGAAGAAAAAATAATATTATTACAAATTTTAGTAAATATTTCAAAAAGATATGGAAGTAATAGTAATCAAAAAGAATTTTTAAGAAATTTAACACTTTATTTTGAGATTAATTTTGAAGATTTGTTAAAGGAAAATAACTTTAAAAAAGCAATAGATAATATTGATAGCAAAAAATCAGAAAAAATAATGTATAAAATTATAAAGGAATATTTATATTTAGAAAATAATACTAATAATTATGGAAATAAATATGATGAATATTTATCATTATTTGTATATGGATTTGCAGATAATAAAAATATAGAAAATGAAGTTGAGTTTAAAGTTATTATTTTTGGTAAAGAAATTTTGTATCAGCAATTTTCAAAATATAGTTATAATTTTGAAAATACAAAAAAAAATAATTCAGTTGAAGAAAAAATCAATATAAAAGATTACTACATAGAAACAGAAGAAAAAGAAAAAACAGAAATAACAAAAGAAATTTTTGAATTATATTTAAAGGATTACAATGATAATACTGCAAAAAATAAATATTATGAAATTATAAGTTATGATATATATGTAGAAACTACAAATTTTATAGTTTATCCTAAAAATGATAAATTAATTTCATTGAATAAAGAAACAAAAGAAAAAACAGATATTGTGTTAAATTTTGAAATATCAAAACAGTATATGACTAATGAACTTTTTAGAAATAAAAAGATAACTTCATATAATGATATACTGTATATAATAGCTGAAAATAACGAAGTTCATTTTCATAATATAGTTAAAAACAAAACTGGTAAAATTGAACTTCCAAAATCAAAGTATAAAAAATTTAATATAAAAGTTGATAAAAATATTTTATGTTACTTGAATAATTGTTCAAATATATTTTTAATGGATACAGGAAAGTATTATAAACATTTTAGTATAACTGAAAAAATTAATTCTCTTCCCTTTTTTGTAGGATGTGCGGGAATAGAAAAATTTGATATACTATCTAGTTATCCTAATAACATTGTTTCGGGTATTTCAAGTCCAAAAGAATATTATGTGAAATATTATAAAGAAAATTATATTTGTAAATCAATAGAAAAAAACCATTTTTTTATAATAAAAAATAAAGATATATATTTTTTATCTGCAGATGATAAAACATGGAAATTAAAAAGATTTAATATTGAAACAGAATTTATGGAAGATTATTCTTTGGAATTTGAAAAAAAAGATTGGCTTAATAATAAATATAAAATTTTAAAAATAGGAGAATATTTAAATATTATTTATTTAATATTCTATATAAATAAAAGAATCGATATTGTAAGTATTAATTTAAATAATAAAAAAATTAAAAATTCGTTTTTAGGTATAAAACAAAGTATATTTTGGAATAAAACACAAATAGAAGAATGTAATAATTTTTTAGTGATGCGTGACATAGAAAATAATAAAATATACATGTATGATTTTGACATGACTAAAGATAAATTAATAATTTCTAGAAATCAAGGAAATTATATAAAATTAGGAAAATTTTTAACAACACAGAACAAAGATAAAATTTATGAATTGAAATAAAAAGTTTAGGAGAAAATATAAAAATGAGTTATTATAAAGAATTAAAAATATTGGGATTTAGAGGATTTAGTCAAGAAGGTAAAATAGAGTTTGCAATTCCAAATGAAAAAGAAGAAGGAAGCGGATTAACAATACTGATGGGAGAAAATAATAGTGGTAAAACAAGCATATTAGAAGCTCTAAGAATGATTGACATTGCGAAAAGTAATGGAAACCAAATTGAAATATCTGAAGGGAAAAGGAATAGGATAAATGGAAGTTCAGTAAAAATAACTTTGATAACCGAAGAAGAAGAAGAAATAGTTCTTACAACTGAAGATGATTCCCCAAGTGCAAAATTAAAATTTGAAAAAGAAAAAATGAATAAAAACAACATATACGCTTTAAAATCTAAACGTGAAATGTCAACTTTTGATTATACTAGTAATGGTCCTTTAAGTAAGAAACAAATTAGAGAATATAGTTTAGATAGAGATAGTCATTCTAATAGGGTAAGAGAGATGTTTTGGTCAAGATTAAAAGATATAGAAAAAAAGAACAAGAAAAAAGAATATTCAGAATTAATTGATGCAATAATAGGGAAAAAATTAGAGTGGGTATTAGAAGTCAATGATGCGGAACAAAATTATATAAAATATAAAATAAATGAAAAAGAAAATCATAATAGTGAAGGAATTGGAGATGGTATTATAAATGTATTTTTTTTAGCAGAAAAATTATTCGAGTCTGAAAAGGGAGATTTAATAGTTATAGATGAGCCAGAACTATCTTTACATCCTAGTTTGCAGAAAAATGTTTTAAAAAAATTATTGAAATTTTCTAAAGATAGACAAATAATAATTTCAACCCATTCTCCTTATTTTATTGATAGTAAAGCAATTATCAATGGTGCAAAATTAATTAGAATTGTTAAAGAAGAGGAAGGAATAGAATGTTATAGTTTAAATAATGTAGAGATTTTTAAAAAAAGTACGGAAAATTTTTCAAATCCACATATTTTAGGATTGGTAGCGAAAGAAATATTTTTCTCTGGAGATAAAATAATTTTAGTAGAAGGTCAAGAAGATGTAGTTTATTATAAAAAAATATTTGATACGTTTATAAATGTAAATACAGAAAATGATTTAAAAGAAAAAACTGAAAAAGTAAAGAACTTTCTTTTTGGATGGGGTTGTGGAGGTGCTGAAAATGCAAGAAATATGTTAGAAATGTTTAGAGAATTTGGGTATAAAAAAATATTCTGTATATTAGATGGTGATAAAAAAGACAAAATGGAAGAATTAAAAAAAGAATATCCTGAGTATAGATTTACAACAATTTCAAAAGATGATATTAGAGATAAAAAAGGAAAGCTTAAAAAAAAAGAGATAGAAATAATTTTTGGAATATTTAATTCAGAAAAAGATGAGAACAAAAGAAGAAGATTAGAAGCTTTAGGATCAAAAGAAGGATTACTAAAAGAAAATGGAGACTTTAAAAATAATGAAAGTAAAAAAGAAATGAAAGAATTAATATTGTGTATGTATGATTATTTTTTTGAAAAACAATAGATGTCATTTTGTTCTTCTTATATAAGGTTTTAGTACAACTGATTTAAGATAGTAACCAAGATATTAACTATGATAAAAAGATTATAGATTATTTTGGATATATGAAAAATAAGAGATTAATAAGTAAATAAAACTGGGAGAAAATTAAAAAGTTTAATAACATTTCTCCCTAATTTACTTTTATTATTAATTTTTAAAAACAAATTTCTTGATTAAAAATCACTTTTTAAAATTTCCCCTTTTCTCAAATCACTTCTCATTTTTTGAATAATATCATCCATTTCATCCAGTTTTTTCAAAATTTTCTTTTCTTCAGGGCTTGTTGTAATAATTTTACTGATTCCTCCATTTTTTATTATAATTCGTTTGTCTGCTATTAGTGCCAATGTTGGGTCGTGTGTTGCCATTAATACGATTTTGTCAGATGAAACAAGTAATTCCAAGGCTTTTTTCCTGTCAATTCCTGCATTTTCGATTTCGTCAATTAGGACAATTGGAGATGAACTTAAAATAGCTGTGTCGGCAATCATCAAAGCACGGGATTGTCCACCGCTTAGGGCTGTGATTGCAGTAGTTAAGTCAAATTGCTCTCCAGCCAGATTGTTTGCAGCAGTAATGATTTTTTCCACAGTTTCGTCAATGTTTTCAATCATTCGGCTTTGAGCGTGCAGTTCCAGAAATTCCTTTACTGATAAGTCCATAACGAAATTCATGTTTTGTGATAATTGTGCAACTAGTTTGTTGTTTGAGGAATAACGCCATTTTTTGTCTGGAAGTTCACCGTTTATAAGTATTTGACGCTGTGTTGGAGTATCTTTCTGGGCAGTCCATTCGATGTCGGCAAGAAGTCTTGATTTTCCAGAGCCTGTAGGCCCAACAATGGAAATAATTTCTGATTTATGAATATCAAGTCGCTCAAATCCCTCTTTATTCCCAGATTTATCTTGCCCAGCGACAATTGTAAGCATATCAATCGAATTTTCCTCTTCCATTCCCAAAAAAAGTTTCATCTGTTCAATGTAGTCAACAAGGCTTTCTTCAATTTTTTCCACATCCAGTGCAAAGTCTTCGATTTTATCTTCTGCAAAAGTTACGATAAATTCGTGAAATGTCTTATCCTGAAAAGTTTCCACAGGCAAGTGGTTTTCAGTAAAAAAGTTTTCTGCAAAGGGATATTTATTGCTAAGTTCACTAATAGTCAATTTATTTATTAAATCGTTATTTTTCATATTTTTTCCTTTTTTTATTATTTTTATCTATTTTTTTATTGCTGTAAATTC is a window encoding:
- a CDS encoding ATP-dependent endonuclease — translated: MSYYKELKILGFRGFSQEGKIEFAIPNEKEEGSGLTILMGENNSGKTSILEALRMIDIAKSNGNQIEISEGKRNRINGSSVKITLITEEEEEIVLTTEDDSPSAKLKFEKEKMNKNNIYALKSKREMSTFDYTSNGPLSKKQIREYSLDRDSHSNRVREMFWSRLKDIEKKNKKKEYSELIDAIIGKKLEWVLEVNDAEQNYIKYKINEKENHNSEGIGDGIINVFFLAEKLFESEKGDLIVIDEPELSLHPSLQKNVLKKLLKFSKDRQIIISTHSPYFIDSKAIINGAKLIRIVKEEEGIECYSLNNVEIFKKSTENFSNPHILGLVAKEIFFSGDKIILVEGQEDVVYYKKIFDTFINVNTENDLKEKTEKVKNFLFGWGCGGAENARNMLEMFREFGYKKIFCILDGDKKDKMEELKKEYPEYRFTTISKDDIRDKKGKLKKKEIEIIFGIFNSEKDENKRRRLEALGSKEGLLKENGDFKNNESKKEMKELILCMYDYFFEKQ
- a CDS encoding ATP-binding cassette domain-containing protein, which encodes MKNNDLINKLTISELSNKYPFAENFFTENHLPVETFQDKTFHEFIVTFAEDKIEDFALDVEKIEESLVDYIEQMKLFLGMEEENSIDMLTIVAGQDKSGNKEGFERLDIHKSEIISIVGPTGSGKSRLLADIEWTAQKDTPTQRQILINGELPDKKWRYSSNNKLVAQLSQNMNFVMDLSVKEFLELHAQSRMIENIDETVEKIITAANNLAGEQFDLTTAITALSGGQSRALMIADTAILSSSPIVLIDEIENAGIDRKKALELLVSSDKIVLMATHDPTLALIADKRIIIKNGGISKIITTSPEEKKILKKLDEMDDIIQKMRSDLRKGEILKSDF